In Microtus ochrogaster isolate Prairie Vole_2 linkage group LG9, MicOch1.0, whole genome shotgun sequence, the following are encoded in one genomic region:
- the Pdcd2 gene encoding programmed cell death protein 2 isoform X2, which yields MAAPGPVELGFAEEAPAWRLRSEQFPSKVGGRPAWLGLAGLPGPGGLACARCGRPLAFLLQVYAPLPGRDDAFHRSLFLFCCREPPCCAGLRVFRNQLPRKNVFYSYEPPSETGGSDSGECACLQLKTGAHLCRVCGCLGPKACSRCKQAHYCSKEHQTLDWRLGHKQACEQSDPLNQTIPDHNFLFPEFEIVTEAEDEIIPEAVEMEDYSDVTESMDSQVRKRY from the exons ATGGCTGCTCCCGGGCCGGTGGAGCTGGGCTTCGCCGAGGAGGCACCGGCCTGGAGGCTGCGCAGCGAGCAGTTCCCGAGCAAAGTGGGGGGGCGACCCGCGTGGCTCGGCCTGGCGGGGCTGCCGGGGCCCGGGGGGCTGGCGTGCGCGCGCTGCGGCCGCCCGCTCGCCTTCCTGCTGCAGGTGTACGCGCCGCTGCCCGGCCGGGACGACGCCTTCCACCgcagcctcttcctcttctgctgtcGCGAGCCGCCGTGCTGCGCCGGGCTGCGAG TTTTTCGTAATCAGCTACCGAGGAAAAATGTGTTTTACTCATACGAGCCACCTTCTGAGACGGGAGGTTCAGACAGTGGAGAATGTGCGTGCCTCCAGCTTAAGACAGGAGCCCATCTCTGTAGGGTTTGTGGCTGCCTGGGCCCTAAAGCCTGCTCTAGGTGCAAGCAGGCACATTACTGCAGTAAGGAGCATCAGACACTGGACTGGCGGCTGGGACACAAGCAGGCTTGTGAACAGTCAG ATCCTTTAAACCAGACAATTCCAGATCACAACTTCCTGTTTCCAGAATTTGAAATTGTAACAGAAGCAGAAGATGAGATTATACCTGAGGCTGTAGAAATGGAAGATTATTCTGACGTCACAGAAAGCATGG